Proteins encoded within one genomic window of Neorhizobium galegae bv. orientalis str. HAMBI 540:
- a CDS encoding helix-turn-helix transcriptional regulator gives MRRADRLLQIIQILRRERRPISGRTIASELEVSLRTIYRDIAALEASGVPVFGEPSVGYVLQDGYDLPPLMFSTNELEIVMLGLRMVGARGGKEINTTARDVVAKISAILPDAKRSEFWTAPLLAPGPEVLPKDGPVLLQLRGAMKVNCKVEILYHTADREPERRTVWPIVIAFFDCVRVLAAWCELREAYRYFRTDRMLEVNLLHAKVPRSRKRIYADWWHHEKMESKLGVDGMGAVARS, from the coding sequence ATGCGTAGAGCAGACAGATTACTTCAGATCATACAGATCCTACGCCGCGAACGCAGACCGATCAGCGGCCGAACCATTGCGTCGGAACTTGAGGTGTCGTTGCGAACGATTTACCGCGATATCGCAGCGCTGGAAGCATCCGGAGTGCCTGTTTTTGGCGAGCCTAGTGTCGGGTACGTGTTGCAGGACGGCTACGATCTGCCACCACTGATGTTTTCGACGAACGAACTGGAGATCGTCATGCTGGGATTACGCATGGTCGGGGCGCGGGGAGGCAAAGAAATAAACACCACAGCGCGCGACGTTGTCGCCAAAATCTCCGCCATTTTGCCGGATGCAAAACGCTCAGAATTTTGGACCGCACCCTTACTTGCGCCTGGGCCGGAGGTCTTACCGAAGGATGGCCCCGTGCTGCTCCAATTGCGGGGTGCGATGAAGGTTAATTGCAAAGTAGAGATCCTTTACCACACGGCAGACCGTGAACCTGAGCGGCGCACTGTTTGGCCAATCGTTATCGCCTTCTTCGATTGCGTCCGAGTGCTCGCCGCGTGGTGCGAACTTCGGGAGGCATATCGATATTTCCGGACTGATAGGATGCTGGAAGTCAACCTGCTCCATGCGAAGGTCCCTCGCTCGCGAAAGCGGATCTATGCGGACTGGTGGCATCACGAAAAAATGGAATCAAAGCTAGGCGTCGACGGCATGGGTGCTGTCGCTCGCTCCTAA
- a CDS encoding trans-sulfuration enzyme family protein, translating into MLSLVDKGLVRFRPALVLTPNPLGDILDIAAIAECGRSCGLKIVVDSTFASPALQRPIEHGADIVLQSLTKYINGHGDTLGGALLGDTAIIQKLRETSLRFPATTVISPQASFLILRGVKTLALRMDRHSSAAHAIALTLETHPAVAWVRYPFLPSHPNHSIARRQMSGGSGMVAFGLRAGRNGATAMISRLRLIQSGVNLAEVGSLICHPAGLTSARHLSFSGSGLCDALGDDVIRCSVGLEDAEDLIEDILEALDFG; encoded by the coding sequence TTGCTGTCTTTGGTTGATAAAGGCCTCGTACGATTTCGACCTGCTCTTGTTCTGACCCCAAATCCTCTCGGCGACATTCTCGACATTGCTGCAATCGCAGAATGCGGTCGCTCCTGCGGCCTCAAGATCGTCGTTGACAGCACATTCGCTTCGCCAGCCTTGCAGCGCCCGATTGAGCACGGCGCCGATATTGTCCTGCAATCGCTTACCAAATACATCAACGGTCATGGCGACACACTCGGCGGTGCCCTGCTGGGAGACACCGCAATCATTCAAAAACTGCGGGAAACCAGCCTACGTTTTCCTGCGACGACCGTGATTTCACCGCAGGCTTCGTTCCTCATCCTTCGAGGCGTGAAAACACTTGCCCTCAGGATGGACCGGCACAGTTCCGCCGCCCATGCGATCGCACTGACATTGGAAACCCATCCGGCGGTAGCGTGGGTGAGATATCCCTTTCTTCCATCTCACCCGAACCATTCCATCGCTCGCAGGCAGATGTCAGGTGGCTCGGGAATGGTGGCTTTCGGCCTTCGTGCGGGTAGGAATGGTGCCACTGCGATGATCAGCAGACTGCGGCTTATACAGTCGGGCGTCAATCTGGCCGAGGTCGGCAGCCTCATATGCCATCCGGCCGGCCTCACCAGCGCCCGCCACCTGTCCTTTTCAGGAAGCGGCCTTTGCGACGCGCTTGGAGATGACGTCATCCGCTGCTCCGTCGGCCTGGAGGATGCCGAGGATCTTATCGAAGACATCCTGGAGGCTCTGGATTTCGGCTGA
- a CDS encoding M20 aminoacylase family protein, protein MSIDRQALKTEMTGWRQELHAYPEFGFEEKRTSGLVARKLAEFGLDDVVEGVGGTGVVATLRLGNSNRSIALRADMDALRITEQGNRNYRSQHQGIMHACGHDGHTTMLLGAAKALAQEGGFNGTVRFVFQPAEEWGRGAIAMIDDGLMQRFPFDEIFGIHNMPGLPVGHLQTRRGALMSAEDNFEIILRGVGGHAANPHSGNEVLIAACALVTNLQTIVSRRLDPSDIAVISVTELITDGTRNALPGLARILGDARSFRPEVSSQIEKQMNIIAEGTALAHNVSAELIYTREFVPLLNDAALVDEAVAAARTFLDDAHVEERREPMTASEDFARFLEHVPGCFVFLGNGEDSAPLHNPNYDFNDNGLIHGVDFYTAIVRRRLSSM, encoded by the coding sequence ATGAGCATCGACAGGCAAGCGCTCAAAACCGAAATGACCGGATGGCGGCAAGAACTGCACGCTTATCCGGAGTTCGGCTTTGAAGAAAAGCGGACCTCTGGTTTGGTCGCACGCAAGTTGGCAGAGTTCGGCCTTGACGACGTGGTGGAAGGCGTCGGCGGGACAGGCGTGGTCGCCACCCTCAGACTGGGCAACAGCAACAGATCCATTGCCTTGCGCGCCGACATGGACGCGCTCCGCATAACCGAGCAAGGCAATCGGAATTACCGGTCGCAACACCAAGGCATCATGCATGCCTGCGGCCATGACGGCCACACGACAATGCTTCTTGGAGCCGCGAAGGCGCTAGCCCAAGAAGGTGGGTTTAACGGAACGGTCCGCTTCGTGTTCCAGCCGGCGGAGGAATGGGGGAGGGGTGCGATCGCGATGATCGACGACGGGCTAATGCAGAGGTTTCCCTTCGACGAAATCTTCGGCATTCATAACATGCCCGGTCTTCCCGTTGGGCATCTACAGACACGGCGCGGGGCTTTGATGTCCGCCGAGGACAACTTCGAAATTATCCTGAGGGGTGTAGGCGGCCACGCCGCAAATCCCCATTCGGGAAATGAGGTCCTGATCGCAGCCTGCGCGCTTGTCACGAACCTGCAGACGATCGTCTCACGGCGTCTCGATCCATCTGACATCGCTGTGATTTCAGTGACGGAGCTGATCACCGACGGAACGCGGAACGCACTGCCGGGGCTCGCGCGGATCCTTGGCGATGCCCGCAGCTTCAGGCCTGAGGTTAGCTCCCAGATCGAAAAGCAGATGAACATTATTGCAGAAGGCACCGCGCTTGCACACAACGTGTCCGCGGAACTGATTTACACGAGAGAGTTCGTGCCGTTGCTTAACGACGCAGCGCTCGTGGACGAGGCGGTCGCAGCGGCAAGGACTTTCCTAGACGACGCGCACGTCGAAGAACGGCGCGAGCCGATGACTGCCTCCGAGGACTTCGCCCGATTTCTGGAGCATGTGCCAGGCTGCTTCGTGTTCCTCGGTAATGGAGAAGACTCCGCGCCTCTCCACAATCCCAACTATGATTTCAACGACAACGGGCTGATCCACGGCGTAGATTTCTATACCGCGATCGTTCGCAGACGGTTGTCGTCAATGTAA
- a CDS encoding Lrp/AsnC family transcriptional regulator: MIAFPRLDEFDRAILEILQRDNTTSQRTIGEAVNLSAPAVQRRIKRMTEDGVIRANVAVVDPSAVGRSITIFVEVEVISETAAQIEEAKRQFASTPEIQQCYYVTGEADFVLVIVVASMNDYEALTRRLFFGNNNVKKFRTFVAMDRVKVGMEVPTRM; encoded by the coding sequence ATGATCGCATTTCCCCGTCTGGACGAGTTCGATCGCGCCATCCTTGAAATTTTACAGCGCGACAACACCACTTCCCAGCGCACGATTGGCGAGGCGGTGAATCTCTCTGCTCCGGCTGTGCAGCGTCGGATCAAACGGATGACTGAAGATGGCGTGATCAGGGCGAATGTTGCTGTCGTCGATCCATCTGCTGTGGGGAGGTCCATCACGATTTTCGTGGAAGTCGAGGTCATCAGCGAGACCGCGGCCCAGATTGAAGAAGCGAAAAGACAATTCGCGTCCACCCCTGAAATCCAACAATGCTACTATGTGACCGGGGAAGCGGACTTCGTTCTCGTTATCGTCGTCGCTTCGATGAATGACTACGAGGCGCTCACCCGTCGCCTCTTTTTCGGCAACAACAACGTCAAAAAATTCAGAACGTTCGTGGCGATGGACCGCGTGAAAGTCGGGATGGAAGTGCCGACGAGGATGTGA
- a CDS encoding alkyl/aryl-sulfatase, whose translation MIELRGLAIVNKSPRDQSAPAQADEFAGREQLRASSAEFRKEVIEITDGVFAAVGYSASNVILIQGDIASIIVDTSANPVDARAVMDAFGGRLVRPVRAIIYTHNHPDHSGGATVFSGNDSPEIYSHQTLVESGPEFGRGQRAGGDAFGTTLPDELFINAGTQLEYGRVTPHTREGYLPPTRTFSGESQTIEVAGVRLQLVHMPGESPENTAVWMAEKGVLIPGDDFLKSYPNLSPIRGLKLRPPEKWIASLEKMLSLDATYMVQGHMRPILGRDEVRKALTDYRDGIKTILDQTLAGIKQGKTPDELVQEVRLSDELANSPYLQEYYGSVAWAVRGIYADYVGWFDGNATNLYPLQPTERAHKMIDLAGGPAEALDRANQAVEVKEYQWAAELADFVLVLDPENVAAKEIKARALTELGERQINATARNYYLTSAQYLSKRSD comes from the coding sequence ATGATTGAGTTGCGAGGGTTAGCTATAGTGAATAAATCGCCTCGAGATCAATCGGCGCCCGCCCAAGCAGACGAGTTCGCCGGCCGTGAGCAACTCCGCGCGAGTTCCGCCGAGTTCAGGAAGGAAGTCATTGAGATCACCGACGGCGTCTTTGCGGCCGTCGGCTACTCCGCGAGCAATGTCATCCTAATTCAAGGTGACATAGCGTCGATTATTGTCGACACGTCCGCCAACCCCGTCGACGCGAGGGCGGTCATGGATGCCTTCGGCGGTCGCCTGGTGCGACCAGTAAGGGCGATCATCTACACTCACAATCACCCGGACCATTCCGGCGGCGCGACGGTATTTTCCGGAAACGACAGTCCTGAAATCTATAGTCACCAGACGCTGGTGGAATCCGGTCCCGAGTTCGGCAGGGGCCAGCGCGCCGGCGGTGATGCATTTGGCACCACGCTGCCCGACGAGCTGTTCATCAATGCCGGCACCCAACTCGAATACGGCCGTGTGACGCCGCACACGCGGGAGGGCTACTTGCCGCCGACGCGCACCTTCAGCGGCGAGAGCCAGACGATCGAGGTGGCGGGCGTCCGGCTGCAGCTCGTTCATATGCCCGGTGAATCTCCAGAGAACACCGCTGTCTGGATGGCCGAAAAGGGCGTTCTTATTCCCGGCGACGACTTCTTGAAATCGTACCCGAACCTCTCTCCGATCCGCGGCCTAAAGCTGAGGCCGCCTGAGAAGTGGATCGCCAGCCTCGAAAAGATGCTCAGTCTGGACGCCACCTACATGGTGCAGGGGCATATGCGTCCAATCCTCGGGAGGGACGAGGTCCGAAAGGCTCTCACAGACTACCGTGACGGGATCAAGACCATCCTCGACCAGACCCTCGCAGGTATCAAGCAGGGCAAGACGCCGGACGAACTTGTCCAGGAGGTGAGGCTATCTGACGAACTCGCAAATAGCCCCTACCTGCAGGAGTATTATGGCAGCGTCGCTTGGGCGGTAAGGGGCATTTACGCCGACTATGTGGGATGGTTCGATGGCAACGCGACCAATCTATACCCGCTGCAACCTACCGAGCGCGCCCACAAGATGATCGATCTAGCCGGCGGACCAGCGGAGGCGCTCGATCGAGCCAATCAAGCGGTCGAGGTGAAGGAGTATCAGTGGGCCGCCGAACTGGCCGATTTTGTATTGGTTCTCGACCCTGAAAATGTGGCGGCAAAGGAAATCAAGGCCCGGGCGCTGACCGAGCTGGGTGAACGCCAGATCAATGCCACGGCCCGGAACTACTACTTGACCTCGGCACAGTACCTGTCGAAGAGGAGCGATTAG
- a CDS encoding aminotransferase class V-fold PLP-dependent enzyme: MSQNNRDARKALDLPRLRADTPGTRNRNHLNNAGAALMPSPVIDAVIGYLSREGEIGGYEAAAEANSLLEGAYDSLATFVNCTRDEIAIAENATIAWQRAFYSLSFGPGDRILTASAEFAANYVAFLQVAKRTGVSIEIIPNDASGVLDPDALAKMIDERVRLIAVTWIPTNGGLINPAAAIGRIARDNGILYLLDACQAAGQTPIDVNALGCDILTATGRKFLRAPRGTGFMYMRKSVLEKIEPAMIDLYGAPCTAPDRYELRPDARRFETWEKNYSVRLGLREAVDYALEIGVENIEARCSHLSSRLREGLRGMRAVSVHDLGAPLASIISFTVNGWDSPAVMAYLAGKGINVSVSPPSSTPIDAHDRQLPPVVRASPHYYNTEEEIDTFLEAMASLAS; this comes from the coding sequence ATGTCGCAAAACAACCGCGACGCCCGCAAGGCTTTGGACCTTCCTCGCCTACGTGCTGATACTCCCGGCACAAGAAACAGAAACCACCTCAACAATGCTGGGGCGGCGCTGATGCCGAGCCCGGTGATTGATGCAGTGATTGGGTACCTGAGCCGGGAGGGCGAAATCGGTGGCTACGAGGCAGCAGCGGAGGCCAACTCGTTGTTGGAGGGGGCCTATGACAGCTTGGCCACTTTCGTAAACTGCACTCGCGACGAGATAGCGATAGCTGAAAACGCGACGATCGCCTGGCAGCGCGCCTTCTATTCCCTTTCTTTTGGACCTGGAGACAGGATTCTGACGGCAAGTGCCGAATTTGCTGCCAACTACGTAGCCTTTTTGCAGGTTGCCAAGCGCACCGGCGTATCCATCGAAATCATTCCGAATGACGCCTCTGGCGTCCTTGATCCGGACGCACTGGCGAAAATGATTGATGAGCGCGTTCGCTTGATAGCGGTCACCTGGATCCCGACGAACGGCGGGCTTATCAATCCAGCAGCAGCGATCGGTCGAATAGCGCGAGACAACGGCATTCTCTATCTGCTCGACGCCTGCCAAGCTGCGGGTCAAACGCCGATCGATGTGAATGCTCTCGGCTGCGACATCCTCACCGCTACCGGCAGGAAGTTTCTCCGCGCGCCGCGGGGAACGGGGTTCATGTACATGCGAAAATCAGTTCTGGAGAAGATCGAGCCAGCGATGATCGACCTCTACGGCGCCCCCTGTACCGCACCCGATCGATACGAGTTGCGACCTGATGCCAGACGCTTTGAAACGTGGGAGAAGAACTATTCGGTTCGTCTCGGCTTGCGGGAAGCAGTGGATTACGCGCTCGAAATAGGGGTCGAAAACATCGAGGCGCGCTGCAGTCACCTTTCGTCAAGGCTTCGGGAAGGTCTGAGGGGGATGCGTGCCGTATCCGTACATGATCTTGGGGCGCCGCTCGCGTCCATCATCTCATTCACCGTTAACGGCTGGGATTCGCCAGCCGTCATGGCCTATCTGGCTGGCAAGGGAATCAACGTCTCGGTTTCCCCGCCCTCCAGTACCCCGATTGATGCCCATGATCGACAGCTCCCGCCCGTGGTGCGAGCGTCGCCGCATTATTACAATACCGAGGAAGAGATCGATACGTTTCTGGAGGCGATGGCCAGTCTTGCCTCGTAG
- a CDS encoding LysR family transcriptional regulator produces the protein MATAIDHLDWDDLKLFLIVVRCKSVTGAARELKVSHSTVSRRLARLEYTVGGALVERTRDGLLLTPAGLVTMRRAEEIENGVNALRSDVSNRDEVRGTVRLATMEGIATLYLSERLVELSSRYPDLDIELVTSPQTVRVARREADLFLSFFKPHGTALDSQLIGRFKTGLFASQAYLERNGVPSQAADLREHRFVGYIEELVQLESVLWLEELVPAPTIAFSSNSMMSQMFAASAGAGIVALPEFARSLKLGLIPVLEELSGEREIWMSAHQDLAYLPRVRAVKQFVKTLVRRDEQRLLGNAPWSR, from the coding sequence ATGGCGACCGCAATCGATCATCTTGACTGGGACGATCTCAAACTTTTCCTCATCGTCGTTCGGTGCAAGAGCGTGACCGGAGCCGCCCGGGAACTGAAGGTCAGCCACTCCACTGTTTCCCGTCGGCTTGCTCGCCTGGAATACACGGTTGGCGGCGCACTCGTCGAAAGGACCAGGGATGGACTTCTGCTGACCCCAGCCGGGCTTGTTACGATGCGGCGAGCGGAGGAAATCGAGAATGGGGTGAATGCGCTTCGCAGCGACGTGAGCAATCGAGACGAGGTACGCGGTACAGTCAGATTAGCCACCATGGAGGGCATCGCAACGCTTTACCTCTCCGAGCGCCTCGTTGAGCTCAGTAGTCGGTACCCTGATCTTGACATCGAGCTTGTGACATCGCCGCAAACGGTTCGGGTCGCTCGCCGGGAAGCAGATTTATTCCTGAGCTTCTTCAAGCCCCATGGAACTGCTCTCGACAGTCAGCTGATCGGACGTTTCAAGACCGGCTTGTTCGCTTCGCAGGCCTATCTGGAGCGCAATGGCGTTCCCTCTCAAGCGGCGGATCTTCGCGAGCACCGCTTTGTCGGCTATATCGAAGAGCTAGTTCAGCTCGAAAGCGTTCTATGGCTAGAGGAACTCGTACCCGCCCCAACGATTGCGTTCAGCTCAAACAGCATGATGTCGCAGATGTTCGCGGCGTCTGCGGGCGCAGGAATTGTAGCGCTTCCTGAATTCGCACGCAGTCTGAAACTCGGGCTCATTCCGGTACTTGAAGAGTTGAGCGGCGAACGTGAGATCTGGATGTCGGCACATCAGGACCTGGCTTATCTACCCAGAGTGAGAGCCGTAAAGCAGTTCGTGAAAACGCTGGTTCGTCGGGACGAACAACGCCTTCTGGGAAACGCACCCTGGTCACGGTGA
- a CDS encoding RidA family protein, translated as MSRRTVNASNAAAVGPYSHATWAGDLLFCSGQTPLDPSTGKLVDGTVADQTRQCFDNLFQVLEAAGLGSDDVVSVNVYLTDMSDFAQMNEIYATRFSSPFPARTTIGCASLPLGARIEIGLAAKRQS; from the coding sequence ATGTCTAGACGAACTGTGAATGCTTCGAACGCTGCGGCAGTAGGACCATATTCGCACGCGACATGGGCCGGCGACCTGTTATTTTGCTCGGGCCAGACGCCGCTCGATCCCAGCACCGGCAAACTTGTCGACGGAACCGTCGCCGACCAGACACGCCAGTGTTTCGATAATCTGTTTCAAGTTCTTGAAGCAGCAGGCTTGGGGTCGGATGATGTCGTATCCGTCAACGTCTATCTCACAGACATGAGCGACTTTGCTCAGATGAATGAGATTTACGCCACACGTTTTTCATCGCCCTTCCCGGCCCGCACCACCATTGGCTGCGCCAGCCTGCCGCTTGGAGCGCGTATTGAGATCGGTTTAGCCGCAAAACGGCAGTCCTAA
- a CDS encoding carbon-nitrogen hydrolase family protein — protein sequence MGSTNFKAAAAHVAPVYLNPLESAEKACSVIAEAARNGASLVVFSESFLPGFPVWAALYPPIQSHGHFKRFLNASVYVDGPEIERVRKAASDNSVFVSIGFSERNPASVGGLWNSNVLISDTGEILIHHRKLVATFFEKLVWDPGDGAGLVVANTRIGRIGGLICGENTNPLARYSLMTQAEQVHISSYPPIWPTRVPTESDNYDNRAANRIRASAHCFEAKCFGIVVAGRLDESARRSIALDDSAIAAIIDASPRASSFFLGPTGAPIGDEMIDEGIGYAHIDLDDCVEPKRFHDVVAGYNRFDIFDVTVNRARRKPITFLEDHAKEALTGPEAMALSE from the coding sequence ATGGGAAGCACGAACTTCAAGGCCGCCGCTGCTCATGTTGCGCCGGTTTATCTCAATCCGTTGGAGAGCGCAGAGAAAGCTTGTTCGGTAATTGCAGAGGCTGCTCGAAATGGCGCATCGCTCGTGGTCTTTTCGGAGAGCTTTCTTCCCGGGTTTCCCGTCTGGGCGGCACTTTACCCGCCCATTCAATCGCACGGACATTTCAAACGATTTCTGAACGCCTCGGTATATGTGGATGGGCCAGAAATTGAGCGTGTGCGCAAAGCCGCGTCCGATAACAGTGTTTTCGTTTCCATCGGTTTCTCCGAGCGCAACCCGGCAAGTGTTGGAGGACTGTGGAATAGCAATGTCTTGATTTCCGATACAGGCGAAATCCTGATCCACCATCGAAAGCTAGTCGCAACTTTCTTCGAGAAGCTGGTTTGGGATCCTGGCGATGGCGCGGGACTGGTCGTCGCAAATACAAGAATTGGTCGAATTGGCGGTCTCATCTGCGGGGAAAACACAAATCCACTCGCGCGCTACAGTCTGATGACGCAGGCAGAGCAGGTTCATATAAGCAGTTATCCGCCGATCTGGCCTACTCGTGTTCCCACAGAGAGCGACAACTATGACAACCGGGCGGCCAACCGCATCCGTGCCTCAGCCCATTGTTTCGAAGCCAAGTGCTTCGGAATTGTTGTCGCAGGTCGCCTGGATGAAAGCGCTCGCAGATCCATTGCTTTGGATGATTCTGCCATCGCAGCAATTATAGATGCCAGTCCGCGGGCCAGCAGTTTTTTCCTTGGACCGACTGGAGCGCCAATTGGTGATGAAATGATCGACGAAGGTATCGGCTACGCCCACATCGATCTCGACGACTGTGTTGAACCGAAGCGCTTTCACGATGTCGTTGCAGGTTACAATCGCTTCGATATATTTGACGTTACCGTCAACCGGGCGCGCCGAAAGCCGATCACATTTTTAGAAGACCACGCTAAGGAGGCTCTAACAGGCCCTGAGGCGATGGCTTTGTCGGAGTAA
- a CDS encoding M20/M25/M40 family metallo-hydrolase translates to MRAVFDTWHNLALCSVVYPAVVNHPAETALAVEVARTVMGEDSVDPDHSQLMGSEDFAFMLEHRAGNIALLGNGSTAGLHDPGYDFNDAAIPYGVGYWTRLVETAMPVQKS, encoded by the coding sequence ATGCGAGCGGTGTTCGACACTTGGCATAATCTCGCGCTTTGCAGCGTCGTATATCCCGCAGTCGTCAATCATCCGGCAGAAACAGCGTTGGCTGTGGAGGTTGCCCGTACCGTCATGGGAGAGGATTCCGTCGATCCCGACCACTCGCAGCTCATGGGCTCTGAGGATTTCGCTTTCATGCTCGAACACCGGGCCGGAAATATCGCGCTGCTTGGAAACGGCAGCACGGCGGGGCTGCATGACCCTGGTTATGATTTCAACGATGCAGCGATTCCTTACGGTGTCGGCTACTGGACACGTTTGGTCGAAACAGCAATGCCGGTGCAGAAATCCTAG
- the hxsB gene encoding His-Xaa-Ser system radical SAM maturase HxsB: protein MQIVPLKFRPTDDGALLFADDAGGYFKADQDFLERYVDDSLTQSDHRFLDVNGHAFDGVGDLAYSGFEYRFASRLYSPAELDYVILVPTLRCNLSCGYCQVSRVNETTPGFDWNGETLQAVLRFLGGLSTKRIKIEFQGGEPLLRLDAIRQVQAFCRSKFDHCEFVICTNLQEVSPEAWAVLEEPHVFTSTSLDADRATHQAQRTKNAQTTSSFFDNLDAAVNRLGPDKISALPTINPTNPPPATAVIETFVGYGIRSIYLRPVNHQGFARKRFDARSSASSWNRYHSSFIDALIDFNWDADAPLEEYYFTHCLRRVLRSGHNHHADLRNPNIIGYSYVVIDHDGKFYPTDEARMVSRVGQFDLSMGDVFSGIDRDKIDMLNAEALNNFHPDCVHCPYQAFCGVDLVDDLSRYGRIDLPKHLTDFCQRHTYIFDKIFSLIYSEDPKVGKSLAIWSGAPRFDSSFAKVHR, encoded by the coding sequence TTGCAGATCGTACCCCTTAAATTCCGCCCGACCGATGACGGGGCTCTGCTGTTCGCGGACGATGCCGGCGGGTATTTCAAGGCCGACCAAGATTTCTTGGAACGGTACGTGGACGACAGCCTCACCCAGTCCGACCACCGCTTCCTAGACGTCAACGGACACGCTTTCGACGGTGTCGGTGACCTCGCCTATTCCGGTTTCGAGTACCGATTTGCGAGCCGGCTCTACTCTCCCGCGGAGCTGGACTATGTGATCCTTGTCCCGACGCTGAGATGCAATCTCTCATGCGGCTATTGCCAGGTCTCCCGCGTCAACGAAACCACCCCTGGATTTGACTGGAACGGCGAGACGCTGCAGGCGGTCCTGCGATTTCTGGGTGGCTTGTCGACGAAGAGGATCAAGATCGAGTTCCAGGGCGGAGAACCACTGCTTCGACTTGATGCCATCAGGCAGGTACAGGCTTTCTGCCGATCGAAGTTCGACCATTGCGAATTCGTGATCTGCACAAACCTGCAGGAGGTCAGCCCCGAAGCATGGGCGGTTCTGGAAGAACCCCATGTGTTCACCAGCACATCACTCGATGCCGACCGGGCTACCCACCAGGCCCAACGGACCAAGAACGCACAGACGACATCATCATTCTTCGATAACCTTGATGCGGCCGTGAACCGGTTAGGCCCGGACAAAATCTCAGCGCTCCCCACGATCAATCCTACCAATCCGCCTCCTGCCACCGCGGTGATCGAAACCTTCGTCGGCTACGGGATCAGGTCGATCTACTTGCGCCCGGTGAACCACCAGGGATTCGCACGCAAGCGGTTCGATGCCCGATCGAGTGCTTCTTCCTGGAACCGATATCATTCCTCGTTTATCGACGCCCTGATCGACTTCAACTGGGACGCAGATGCACCTCTCGAGGAGTATTATTTTACGCACTGTCTGCGGCGTGTCCTGCGCTCGGGCCACAATCATCATGCCGACCTGCGCAACCCGAACATCATCGGTTACAGCTATGTGGTGATCGATCATGATGGCAAGTTTTACCCGACTGACGAAGCCCGTATGGTAAGCCGCGTCGGCCAGTTCGATCTTTCAATGGGTGACGTATTCAGCGGAATAGACCGCGACAAGATCGACATGCTGAATGCCGAAGCGCTGAACAATTTTCATCCTGACTGCGTCCACTGTCCCTACCAGGCATTCTGCGGTGTCGATCTTGTCGACGATCTGTCCCGCTATGGGCGGATTGATCTTCCCAAACACCTGACGGACTTCTGTCAGCGGCACACCTATATCTTCGACAAGATTTTCTCTCTGATCTATTCGGAAGATCCCAAGGTCGGAAAATCCCTCGCCATCTGGTCCGGAGCACCCCGCTTTGACTCCTCGTTCGCGAAGGTCCATCGATGA